One region of Vitis vinifera cultivar Pinot Noir 40024 chromosome 1, ASM3070453v1 genomic DNA includes:
- the LOC100853274 gene encoding uncharacterized protein At1g27050, with translation MSRKREKPYHSRHALSSIAKRRRPSLLELPDSASRDAPATKHSSPGAVLVIGLSPECSVLDLKSRFEIYGCISRIRIDRDGVGYITFRSKDSADAAITASQDPSFGITIDSKRVQVLLAKDPNSAVGFGSNKDNGSSSKLLRAEVPLSRHGRSNKLVSSSAKPKTDPIAGLDVAFKGREMVAYDDIL, from the exons ATGAGCCGCAAGAGAGAGAAACCCTACCACTCTCGCCACGCTCTATCTTCTATCGCAAAACGACGTCGTCCTTCACTTCTCGAGTTACCTGACTCCGCCTCCCGCGATGCGCCCGCCACCAAGCACTCCTCCCCGGGGGCCGTGCTCGTTATCGGCCTCTCTCCAGAGTGTTCCGTCCTCGACCTGAAGTCCCGGTTCGAGATCTACGGCTGCATCTCCCGCATCCGCATCGACCGCGACGGAGTCGGCTACATCACCTTCCGCTCCAAGGACTCTGCCGACGCCGCCATCACCGCCTCTCAAGACCCTTCGTTCGGCATAACCATTGATTCCAAAAGA GTACAGGTATTATTGGCGAAAGATCCGAATTCAGCAGTAGGGTTTGGTTCAAACAAGGACAATGGGTCCTCATCGAAGCTTTTGCGGGCTGAGGTGCCTCTGAGCAGGCATGGAAGAAGTAATAAGCTTGTTTCAAGTAGTGCGAAGCCCAAGACAGATCCAATTGCAGGTTTAGATGTGGCTTTTAAAGGAAGAGAAATGGTTGCTTATGATGATATTCTGTAG
- the LOC100246710 gene encoding ultraviolet-B receptor UVR8 isoform X1 — protein sequence MEENERDKGGEVEIWSWGAGTDGQLGTTRLEDEHLPQLLDLPRFSSAGPISLLACGGAHVLALTTDGKVVTWGRGTSGQLGHGDMVSSLQPKHVKLLESFVMTHVSAGWSHSGFVSDTGCLFTCGDGSFGQLGHGDCKSHCSPVKVSYFDSKHVDQIACGMRHSLVLLKGTGLSGDQVYGFGSGKRGQLGVSMDNTRSISVPQATVGLEGVEIISIDANGDHSAALSANGHLYTWGRGFGSTSDVHCPRCLPSSLCFTQVALGWNHMLVLTGGGEVFMLGGNRHGVLGDPQKGSQVKHLSEESREENLEKVQGLDGLNVVQIAAGAEHSALVTENRVIKTWGWGEHGQLGLGNTYDQISPQAVRLGHRLPGQHTMIKVYCGSGFTFAIKAVIPSQT from the exons ATGGAAGAAAACGAAAGAGACAAAGGAGGAGAAGTAGAAATATGGAGTTGGGGTGCAGGCACCGATGGGCAGCTAGGCACGACCAGGCTTGAAGATGAACACCTACCTCAACTCCTAGATCTCCCCCGTTTCTCCTCCGCCGGACCCATCTCTCTCCTTGCCTGCGGCGGCGCTCATGTTCTTGCCTTGACCAccg ATGGAAAGGTGGTGACATGGGGAAGAGGCACATCTGGTCAACTGGGTCATGGGGACATGGTTAGCAGCTTGCAACCCAAGCATGTCAAGTTGTTGGAGAGCTTTGTTATGACTCATGTTTCTGCTGGATGGAGCCACTCTGGCTTTGTTtcag ACACTGGGTGCTTGTTCACTTGCGGGGATGGTTCATTTGGCCAGCTTGGGCATGGTGATTGCAAGTCACATTGCTCTCCAGTGAAAGTGTCATACTTTGATTCAAAGCATGTTGATCAGATAGCATGTGGTATGCGCCATTCACTAGTCTTGTTGAAAG GCACAGGTCTTTCAGGAGATCAAGTATATGGGTTTGGGTCTGGAAAGCGTGGTCAACTGGGTGTTTCCATGGATAATACCAGATCAATAAGTGTACCTCAGGCTACTGTTGGGCTTGAAGGTGTTGAAATCATTAGTATTGATGCCAATGGGGATCATAGTGCAGCATTATCTG CTAATGGGCATTTGTACACCTGGGGAAGAGGATTTGGTAGCACTTCAGATGTTCACTGCCCTCGGTGTCTTCCTTCATCTTTGTGCTTCACCCAAGTTGCTCTTGGATGGAATCACATGTTAGTATTAACAG gtggAGGGGAAGTGTTTATGCTTGGTGGCAACCGCCATGGAGTCCTTGGTGATCCTCAAAAAGGAAGCCAGGTGAAGCATTTATCTG AAGAATCAAGAGAAGAAAATCTGGAGAAAGTACAGGGTCTTGATGGATTAAATGTTGTGCAGATTGCGGCTGGAGCTGAGCACTCAGCCCTAGTAACAG AGAACAGGGTGATAAAGACATGGGGTTGGGGTGAACACGGTCAGCTTGGCTTAGGAAATACATATGATCAAATTAGCCCCCAGGCAGTACGTCTAGGCCACAGGCTTCCAGGCCAGCATACCATGATCAAAGTATATTGTGGAAGTGGGTTTACATTTGCCATAAAAGCAGTTATCCCATCTCAGACCTGA
- the LOC100246710 gene encoding ultraviolet-B receptor UVR8 isoform X2, whose product MEENERDKGGEVEIWSWGAGTDGQLGTTRLEDEHLPQLLDLPRFSSAGPISLLACGGAHVLALTTDGKVVTWGRGTSGQLGHGDMVSSLQPKHVKLLESFVMTHVSAGWSHSGFVSDTGCLFTCGDGSFGQLGHGDCKSHCSPVKVSYFDSKHVDQIACGMRHSLVLLKGTGLSGDQVYGFGSGKRGQLGVSMDNTRSISVPQATVGLEGVEIISIDANGDHSAALSANGHLYTWGRGFGSTSDVHCPRCLPSSLCFTQVALGWNHMLVLTGGGEVFMLGGNRHGVLGDPQKGSQVKHLSESREENLEKVQGLDGLNVVQIAAGAEHSALVTENRVIKTWGWGEHGQLGLGNTYDQISPQAVRLGHRLPGQHTMIKVYCGSGFTFAIKAVIPSQT is encoded by the exons ATGGAAGAAAACGAAAGAGACAAAGGAGGAGAAGTAGAAATATGGAGTTGGGGTGCAGGCACCGATGGGCAGCTAGGCACGACCAGGCTTGAAGATGAACACCTACCTCAACTCCTAGATCTCCCCCGTTTCTCCTCCGCCGGACCCATCTCTCTCCTTGCCTGCGGCGGCGCTCATGTTCTTGCCTTGACCAccg ATGGAAAGGTGGTGACATGGGGAAGAGGCACATCTGGTCAACTGGGTCATGGGGACATGGTTAGCAGCTTGCAACCCAAGCATGTCAAGTTGTTGGAGAGCTTTGTTATGACTCATGTTTCTGCTGGATGGAGCCACTCTGGCTTTGTTtcag ACACTGGGTGCTTGTTCACTTGCGGGGATGGTTCATTTGGCCAGCTTGGGCATGGTGATTGCAAGTCACATTGCTCTCCAGTGAAAGTGTCATACTTTGATTCAAAGCATGTTGATCAGATAGCATGTGGTATGCGCCATTCACTAGTCTTGTTGAAAG GCACAGGTCTTTCAGGAGATCAAGTATATGGGTTTGGGTCTGGAAAGCGTGGTCAACTGGGTGTTTCCATGGATAATACCAGATCAATAAGTGTACCTCAGGCTACTGTTGGGCTTGAAGGTGTTGAAATCATTAGTATTGATGCCAATGGGGATCATAGTGCAGCATTATCTG CTAATGGGCATTTGTACACCTGGGGAAGAGGATTTGGTAGCACTTCAGATGTTCACTGCCCTCGGTGTCTTCCTTCATCTTTGTGCTTCACCCAAGTTGCTCTTGGATGGAATCACATGTTAGTATTAACAG gtggAGGGGAAGTGTTTATGCTTGGTGGCAACCGCCATGGAGTCCTTGGTGATCCTCAAAAAGGAAGCCAGGTGAAGCATTTATCTG AATCAAGAGAAGAAAATCTGGAGAAAGTACAGGGTCTTGATGGATTAAATGTTGTGCAGATTGCGGCTGGAGCTGAGCACTCAGCCCTAGTAACAG AGAACAGGGTGATAAAGACATGGGGTTGGGGTGAACACGGTCAGCTTGGCTTAGGAAATACATATGATCAAATTAGCCCCCAGGCAGTACGTCTAGGCCACAGGCTTCCAGGCCAGCATACCATGATCAAAGTATATTGTGGAAGTGGGTTTACATTTGCCATAAAAGCAGTTATCCCATCTCAGACCTGA
- the LOC100853229 gene encoding uncharacterized protein LOC100853229, translating to MAASVSSPPPLPLTVSSRRTHLAIWLHSRSADNQHRLFKPNPSLALRNSRHSRHPLTISPPHSTPAQASPDEFLDKVGDFEGPPVKFLFWVLFWASLSVAWFAASGDANAATDSIRASSFGLKVASALRSSGWPDEAVVVALATLPVIELRGAIPVGYWMQLKPATLTILSVLGNMIPVPFIILYLKRFATFLAGKNKSASRFLDMLFEKAKEKAGPVEEFQWLGLMLFVAVPFPGTGAWTGAIIASILDMPFWPAVSANFFGVVLAGLLVNLLVNLGLKYAIVTGVILFFISTFMWSVLRSLMKALGSSN from the exons ATGGCGGCCTCTGTAtcatcaccaccaccactacCGTTAACTGTGTCTTCTAGAAGGACCCATCTCGCAATCTGGCTACATTCCCGCAGTGCCGACAACCAACATCGTCTTTTCAAGCCAAACCCGTCCTTGGCCTTGAGAAATTCACGCCACTCGAGGCATCCTCTTACCATTTCTCCTCCCCATTCCACTCCTGCGCAAGCCTCTCCAGACGAGTTTCTTGATAAAGTTGGGGACTTTGAGGGTCCGCCTGTGAAATTTTTGTTCTGGGTCCTGTTTTGGGCGTCTCTGTCCGTTGCGTGGTTTGCAGCATCTGGGGATGCTAATGCTGCTACTGATTCCATCAGAGCTTCCAGCTTCGGTCTCAAGGTTGCGAGCGCCTTGCGGAGCTCGGGCTGGCCTGATGAGGCTGTAGTCGTTGCCCTGGCTACGCTTCCTGTGATTGAGCTTCGTGGGGCTATTCCTGTTGGTTACTGGATGCAACTCAAGCCTGCAACCCTAACTATCCTATCTGTGTTAGG TAACATGATTCCTGTGCCCTTCATTATACTCTATTTGAAGAGATTTGCCACTTTTCTTGCTGGAAAGAACAAGTCAGCGTCTCGGTTTCTCGACATGCTATTTGAGAAGGCCAAAGAGAAGGCTGGCCCTGTGGAAGAGTTTCAATGGCTGGGCCTGATGCTCTTTGTGGCTGTGCCTTTTCCTGGCACTGGAGCATGGACAGGGGCCATCATTGCTTCTATTCTTGATATGCCATTTTGGCCTGCTGTGTCAGCAAATTTCTTTGGCGTTGTGCTGGCTGGACTTCTTGTAAACTTGCTGGTGAACCTTGGTCTCAAGTATGCCATTGTAACTGGTGTTATTCTATTCTTTATTTCCACATTTATGTGGAGTGTCCTCCGAAGTCTCATGAAGGCTTTAGGTTCTTCAAACTAA
- the LOC100251843 gene encoding protein PTST homolog 2, chloroplastic isoform X2 → MLSFTVPSCRFLVSRDLNLFPTFPSLVFLIDPGKVRQRKQFRRLRLAGTRGIGSLARGVVRRCQEWESEGDWGLEEEILEFMKKSERPEAFPSRKELVDGGRMDLVEAIVEKGGWLSLGWDLDAEEGVLDDDDDDDGRHVTDWDLIMRKANDGDLVCGDGGGEANDLEVDEIRVSGLLEADSSDLDSASSSGRSLEVAAEDNTGIEGILKGLETHRNVTFGVGMREKGNGSILMNNNGDDWHSGNSTNAAAEIACNEARMEEVIDISKDEILAISEGHDISKELNSHGKEVNHSEIQSRLQDMELELSSILRALKSTSDGIVPLGNTSSSDDLQKLSDALEFQENEIMNSQDILRSLRAKLAVVEGKMALAIIDAQKLVEEKQKRIGDAHSTLQLLRSSCIVWPNSASEVLLAGSFDGWTTQRRMERSSTGIFSLCLRLYPGRYEIKFIVDGVWRIDPLRPLVHSDGYENNLLIIT, encoded by the exons ATGCTCTCCTTCACTGTACCTTCTTGCCGTTTCCTTGTTTCAAGAGATTTGAATCTCTTCCCCACCTTTCCGTCCCTGGTTTTCTTGATTGACCCAGGAAAGGTGAGACAGAGAAAGCAGTTTCGGCGGCTCAGATTGGCGGGGACGAGGGGGATTGGGTCTTTGGCGAGAGGGGTTGTGAGGCGGTGTCAAGAGTGGGAGAGCGAAGGGGATTGGGGGTTGGAGGAGGAGATTTTGGAGTTCATGAAGAAATCTGAGAGACCAGAGGCGTTTCCCTCCAGGAAAGAGTTGGTTGATGGTGGGAGGATGGATTTGGTGGAGGCTATTGTTGAGAAAGGTGGGTGGTTATCCTTGGGTTGGGATTTGGATGCTGAGGAAGGGGtgcttgatgatgatgatgatgatgatggccGCCATGTTACTGATTGGGATTTGATTATGCGGAAAGCAAATGATGGCGATTTGGTCTGTGGCGATGGCGGTGGTGAAGCCAATGATTTGGAGGTAGATGAAATTCGTGTTTCGGGGCTTTTAGAGGCCGATTCTTCTGATTTGGATTCAGCTTCTTCATCTGGTAGATCACT AGAAGTAGCAGCTGAGGATAATACAGGGATTGAGGGCATATTGAAAGGATTGGAGACACATAGAAATGTGACTTTTGGTGTCGGCAtgagagagaaaggaaatgGGAGCATCTTAATGAACAACAATGGAGATGATTGGCATTCTGGAAATTCAACAAATGCGG CTGCTGAAATTGCTTGCAACGAGGCTAGAATGGAAGAGGTGATTGATATTTCAAAAGATGAAATACTTGCAATATCAGAGGGGCATGATATTTCAAAAGAATTGAACTCTCATGGTAAAGAAGTCAACCACAGTGAGATACAAAGTCGCCTTCAAGATATGGAGTTGGAGCTTTCCTCTATACTTAGGGCATTGAAATCCACCAGTGACGGAATTGTTCCACTG gGAAATACAAGTTCCTCTGATGATTTGCAGAAGCTTTCTGATGCTTTGGAGTTCCAGGAAAATGAGATCATGAATTCCCAGGACATTTTGCGGTCATTACGAGCAAAGTTGGCAGTAGTAGAAGGAAAGATGGCCCTAGCCATAAT TGATGCACAAAAGCTGGTGGAAGAGAAGCAGAAGAGGATTGGTGATGCTCATAGCACTCTACAACTTCTTCGTTCTTCTTGCATAGTTTGGCCTAATTCAGCTTCTGAGGTTCTTTTGGCAGGATCTTTTGATGGTTGGACCACCCAG AGAAGGATGGAGAGGTCAAGTACAGGGATTTTTTCATTGTGCCTCAGATTGTATCCGGGTAGATATGAG ATCAAGTTCATTGTCGACGGTGTATGGAGGATTGATCCCCTTCGCCCACTTGTTCACAGTGATGGATACGAGAACAACCTTCTTATTATTACATAA
- the LOC100251843 gene encoding protein PTST homolog 2, chloroplastic isoform X1, whose amino-acid sequence MLSFTVPSCRFLVSRDLNLFPTFPSLVFLIDPGKVRQRKQFRRLRLAGTRGIGSLARGVVRRCQEWESEGDWGLEEEILEFMKKSERPEAFPSRKELVDGGRMDLVEAIVEKGGWLSLGWDLDAEEGVLDDDDDDDGRHVTDWDLIMRKANDGDLVCGDGGGEANDLEVDEIRVSGLLEADSSDLDSASSSGRSLEVAAEDNTGIEGILKGLETHRNVTFGVGMREKGNGSILMNNNGDDWHSGNSTNADSSGLGKISRQTSSIHNKGIIKDSGGKYSQMRSFSDLDGLGNSLKSEMWRTWGVYRAGFSVMDVEAAEIACNEARMEEVIDISKDEILAISEGHDISKELNSHGKEVNHSEIQSRLQDMELELSSILRALKSTSDGIVPLGNTSSSDDLQKLSDALEFQENEIMNSQDILRSLRAKLAVVEGKMALAIIDAQKLVEEKQKRIGDAHSTLQLLRSSCIVWPNSASEVLLAGSFDGWTTQRRMERSSTGIFSLCLRLYPGRYEIKFIVDGVWRIDPLRPLVHSDGYENNLLIIT is encoded by the exons ATGCTCTCCTTCACTGTACCTTCTTGCCGTTTCCTTGTTTCAAGAGATTTGAATCTCTTCCCCACCTTTCCGTCCCTGGTTTTCTTGATTGACCCAGGAAAGGTGAGACAGAGAAAGCAGTTTCGGCGGCTCAGATTGGCGGGGACGAGGGGGATTGGGTCTTTGGCGAGAGGGGTTGTGAGGCGGTGTCAAGAGTGGGAGAGCGAAGGGGATTGGGGGTTGGAGGAGGAGATTTTGGAGTTCATGAAGAAATCTGAGAGACCAGAGGCGTTTCCCTCCAGGAAAGAGTTGGTTGATGGTGGGAGGATGGATTTGGTGGAGGCTATTGTTGAGAAAGGTGGGTGGTTATCCTTGGGTTGGGATTTGGATGCTGAGGAAGGGGtgcttgatgatgatgatgatgatgatggccGCCATGTTACTGATTGGGATTTGATTATGCGGAAAGCAAATGATGGCGATTTGGTCTGTGGCGATGGCGGTGGTGAAGCCAATGATTTGGAGGTAGATGAAATTCGTGTTTCGGGGCTTTTAGAGGCCGATTCTTCTGATTTGGATTCAGCTTCTTCATCTGGTAGATCACT AGAAGTAGCAGCTGAGGATAATACAGGGATTGAGGGCATATTGAAAGGATTGGAGACACATAGAAATGTGACTTTTGGTGTCGGCAtgagagagaaaggaaatgGGAGCATCTTAATGAACAACAATGGAGATGATTGGCATTCTGGAAATTCAACAAATGCGG ACAGCTCTGGCCTTGGAAAAATCAGCAGACAGACATCATCCATTCACAACAAAGGCATAATCAAAGATTCAGGGGGGAAATATAGTCAGATGAGATCTTTTTCAGACCTTGATGGTTTAGGCAACTCACTTAAGTCTGAAATGTGGAGAACCTGGGGTGTTTACAGGGCAGGATTTTCAGTAATGGATGTTGAAG CTGCTGAAATTGCTTGCAACGAGGCTAGAATGGAAGAGGTGATTGATATTTCAAAAGATGAAATACTTGCAATATCAGAGGGGCATGATATTTCAAAAGAATTGAACTCTCATGGTAAAGAAGTCAACCACAGTGAGATACAAAGTCGCCTTCAAGATATGGAGTTGGAGCTTTCCTCTATACTTAGGGCATTGAAATCCACCAGTGACGGAATTGTTCCACTG gGAAATACAAGTTCCTCTGATGATTTGCAGAAGCTTTCTGATGCTTTGGAGTTCCAGGAAAATGAGATCATGAATTCCCAGGACATTTTGCGGTCATTACGAGCAAAGTTGGCAGTAGTAGAAGGAAAGATGGCCCTAGCCATAAT TGATGCACAAAAGCTGGTGGAAGAGAAGCAGAAGAGGATTGGTGATGCTCATAGCACTCTACAACTTCTTCGTTCTTCTTGCATAGTTTGGCCTAATTCAGCTTCTGAGGTTCTTTTGGCAGGATCTTTTGATGGTTGGACCACCCAG AGAAGGATGGAGAGGTCAAGTACAGGGATTTTTTCATTGTGCCTCAGATTGTATCCGGGTAGATATGAG ATCAAGTTCATTGTCGACGGTGTATGGAGGATTGATCCCCTTCGCCCACTTGTTCACAGTGATGGATACGAGAACAACCTTCTTATTATTACATAA